The Candidatus Poribacteria bacterium sequence TCACTCTTTACTGAAGCGAGTGTAAACCTCGTCGAAATCCCTGAAATGCTTGATGCAATGAGCGACGCTGGGTTTAACATGGTATTCCTCGGCATCGAGAGTCCGAATGATGAAGCACTCCTCAGCACCTCTAAAGGACAAAACACCAGCAAAGAAGAGGAGGCGGGAAGTTACCTCTTGCGTGCTATCAGGAAAATACAGAGTCGAGGGATGGAAGTCACAGGTGGATTTATTATCGGGCTTGATGGCGATACCGAGTTTGATTCACACATCAAGTTTATTCAGGAAGCCGGTATCCCAATGGCGATGGCAGGTCTACTGACTGCTCTGAAGGAGACCGACCTCTGGCACCGATTGAAACAGGAAGATCGGTTACTTGGGGAGTCCAGCGGAAATCAGACCGACATGAGCCTCAATTTCGTACCGGAAATGCCGCGCGAGGAACTCCTTTCTGAGTACCGGCGGGTTGTTTCTACGCTCTATGATCCTACTCTCAAGAACTACTTCGCTCGGTGTTTAACCCTGCTTGAGCACATGCCTCAGACTTCACACAATGTGAGATCCATTCAGAAAGAGGAGTTACACGCGTTTATCCGTTCGATCCAGAAACAACTTTTCTCCAGGCAGGGTTTGGAGTACGCACGGTTTTTAGTGAAGACACTCAAAGACTATCCGAAGATGTTCCCTGAAGCGGTCCGGTTGGCAGTCATGGGTTATCATTTGGAGAAGACAACGCGTAACACTATCGCTGTTGAGGATTTCAGGAATTTCTTAGATCACGAAATGGATACGTTTAAGGAAGAGGTTTCGCAATTCGCTCAGGTACAGGGTGATCGGATGAATGAAATTCAGAACTATTCGCGTAAACTCTTTACACGCGTGAAAAAGGAATACGATTCAATTCACGAAGATTTTCGATACGCTGCGCACAGTGCCCTTGAGGGTTTCCAGAAATCCATGTTCAAGGAATATTTGGACGCCGAGCTCAATGCTTTCAAGGAGGCTGTTAGTACTTTCGCAAAG is a genomic window containing:
- a CDS encoding B12-binding domain-containing radical SAM protein, coding for MPNALFVYPKFPPSYWGFKYALEFLGKRSSMPPLGLLTIAGMFPDNYALKVVDMNIEPLTDAHLQWADVVLTSTMIVQKDSLYEVAERCNRASVPIIAGGPHPTSYYDNIKEETDATIDHFLFGEVEEIFEEFLTDFESGCAEEIYREKRKPDITQTPPPRYDLININAYGSMALQFSRGCPFNCEFCDITKLFGRVPRTKSNEQMLTEFEMLYKLGWDGAMFVVDDNFIGNKRDAMRLLPAVKEWQEERQFPFSLFTEASVNLVEIPEMLDAMSDAGFNMVFLGIESPNDEALLSTSKGQNTSKEEEAGSYLLRAIRKIQSRGMEVTGGFIIGLDGDTEFDSHIKFIQEAGIPMAMAGLLTALKETDLWHRLKQEDRLLGESSGNQTDMSLNFVPEMPREELLSEYRRVVSTLYDPTLKNYFARCLTLLEHMPQTSHNVRSIQKEELHAFIRSIQKQLFSRQGLEYARFLVKTLKDYPKMFPEAVRLAVMGYHLEKTTRNTIAVEDFRNFLDHEMDTFKEEVSQFAQVQGDRMNEIQNYSRKLFTRVKKEYDSIHEDFRYAAHSALEGFQKSMFKEYLDAELNAFKEAVSTFAKAQTERLGELQAYVHNLLARVHAQHEQLHDDFKQNAQETFDAFRDSVKRHLEQLFGSVPVQIEGLS